The genomic segment TGCCGTAGATGGTTCACAAATCTACCCCAGCAAGGATCTATCCATCCCTGTTGCTCTAGTACAGGTGGGCTGGTTTGAGAACCTGCATCTGCCCACCGGCGATTATGAGAAAGATATCGAGTTAGATATCATGACGCCCCAAGAGTTACAGATGGGGGATGGCAGCCCCGCCGATCGCCAAGTCAACATGCGCCGCTTTGAAATGGAAACCCAAAAGCTGGTGCAATACATGAAGGCCCATGACCATAACCAAGATTGCTTGGTTTTTCTGGATGGTTCCCTGGTGGCATCTTTTGCGGAGGTGTTTGATGCCGACAGTCGAGCCTTTTACGTCCACTGCTTGCTGGAACTGCTGAGAACGAGTGAAACCTATCGCGTGCCCCTGGTGGCCTATATTGCCACCTCCGCCGCCGATGACCTGACCGTACTGCTGAAAACCCTGTTCCATTTACCCGACTGCAACCACATCCACGACTCCCAAGTTCTGAATCAATTTATGCAGTGGGGCGATCGCACCGCTCTATTCCGCTGTCAGCGGGCGGGCATTCTGAGCGTCTATGCCGAACAAAGCGATCGCATTGCCTTCACCTACCTCAAAACCACCCGCGAAGGCTACCCAGCCCGCCTAGAGATGCCCATCTGGATGCATGAAGAACCTGGTCTGGTGAACCGAGTGATGGACTGGGTACGTGGTGAGGTGGTGATCGGCAGCGGCTATCCCTATGTGATTGAAACTGCCGACCAAGTTGCTGTCCTGCAGGCCGAAGACCGGCAAAACTTTTACCGCATCCTCCAAGATTGGTCAGAACAGGAGGCCCTAAACCTACGCTTCTCTCAGAAAATGATCAGCAAAGTACGTCGCCGATAAGGCAGTCTACCGCTAGGGTTAGCCTACCCTCAGATAAGCTCACAACACGAGCTTGTCCTACGACACAAGGATGACCTTGGTGGCCGATTCAATCGGGTTAGGCTAGATCTTGCTGGCTAGATGGGTGAGTTGCTTGATGTTGTTCAAGTGAATCACTTGGTTAGCGTCATCAATGGTTAGCCAAGATTTATCGGTAAGTTTTTCCATAATCTTGGTGGTTTCATCGACGTTGATATCCGAGACATCCGCCAAATCCTGCAGCGGAATATTAAAGATATCGGTGCCTTCATCGGAGGGCACCCCGTAGTTTTCACCCAAATACACCAGCGTGTGGGCTAACTTGATGGCGGAGGGCTGGTGGCGTAGCTGGAAGCGCACGTTGGTTTGCCGCAGACGGCTGACCATCAGTTGCAGCATCCGGTGATGAAGCTGAGGATCTTTGAATAATGTCTGGATGAATCGCTGGGCAGAAACGCTCAGCAATTTCACCGGTGAGAGTGCAACCACATCGGTGGAGCGAGGAGACTCATCTAAAATAGCCATCTCCCCAAAAAAGTCGCCCTGTCCCAAGATTGCCAAGGTTACAACTTCGTCTCCCGCGTGGCGGCGAACCTTCACCCACCCGGATTCCACAAAGTACACCGCATTACCCCAAGCATCCTCCATTAAA from the Candidatus Obscuribacterales bacterium genome contains:
- a CDS encoding DNA double-strand break repair nuclease NurA is translated as AVDGSQIYPSKDLSIPVALVQVGWFENLHLPTGDYEKDIELDIMTPQELQMGDGSPADRQVNMRRFEMETQKLVQYMKAHDHNQDCLVFLDGSLVASFAEVFDADSRAFYVHCLLELLRTSETYRVPLVAYIATSAADDLTVLLKTLFHLPDCNHIHDSQVLNQFMQWGDRTALFRCQRAGILSVYAEQSDRIAFTYLKTTREGYPARLEMPIWMHEEPGLVNRVMDWVRGEVVIGSGYPYVIETADQVAVLQAEDRQNFYRILQDWSEQEALNLRFSQKMISKVRRR
- a CDS encoding Crp/Fnr family transcriptional regulator, which encodes MQTEAFSELFPLFNAASPETLEWLLSIAVEHDYPSGRAVLMEDAWGNAVYFVESGWVKVRRHAGDEVVTLAILGQGDFFGEMAILDESPRSTDVVALSPVKLLSVSAQRFIQTLFKDPQLHHRMLQLMVSRLRQTNVRFQLRHQPSAIKLAHTLVYLGENYGVPSDEGTDIFNIPLQDLADVSDINVDETTKIMEKLTDKSWLTIDDANQVIHLNNIKQLTHLASKI